The following DNA comes from Tunturibacter psychrotolerans.
ACTTCGGCGCCTTCATGGTCTCAGCCGCCCGCGGAGCCTGCTCGTAGCTCGGATCTCCATAAACCAGCGGCTTGTCCGGACCAAGATTCGACATCAACGCCAGATCCAGCGGCCCGCTCGAACCAGGAAACAGCGCCGAATAATCCTTCTTCAACCCAAACTCTCCATTGAAGACATCAATCGTCTTCATGTACTCATCCCAGTGGTACCGGCCCCCCTGCACGCCCATGCTACATATCGCCGTCAGCGCGGATTGCGCAGGCCCCAGCGGATTTTCATTCGAACTGATCACCACCGTGTCGGCAGAAAGCGGCTGCATCCCACGCGTCCCGCTTCGTCGTGCCGTCTGTCCTGCAGCCGCAGGCGGTGTCATCGAGGCAAATGCCGGAAACGTAGTCGCTGCCGCCGAAGCAGCACCAACGATGCGCAGAAACGATCTGCGGGAAACACCTTGCGTCGTATCGAAATTCATAGACAGTTCTCCTCGAAAAGGTCGAATTGGAGAGAAGCGACACCACGGCGACAGAAGGATGAGGCCAACTGAGGATCCTGAGGATCAGCTACATATTTCCTGCAAAGCGAATCGCCTTGCAGCAACTATTCTTTGGGAACTTTGGGATAAAGACGGGACCGCCGTCCGATTGGCTTCAATTTATCGCGAATTTTCCGCGAATACCAGACAAATTATTCCGCGAACGGTGGAAAAAACAGCAGCCACGCAGCTTTTCTCAACATGGGAGCGGCGCGCGGCCAGCATCTTCGAATCAATGCTGGCCGCATCACACTCTCCGTGTGGCTAAACCCACTCGCCCCCACGCATCAACGGCTCAGCCGATCCATCCGCCGCCACACCATCCACGTCCATCTCGCCCGACCCAATCATCCAGTCCACATGGATCAGGCTCGCGTTCGCACCCAACGCCGCCAATTGTTCCCCATCCATCTTCTCGCCGCCAATCAAGCACGTCGAATAAGCCTGCCCCAGCGCAATATGACTCGCCGCGTTCTCATCGAAAAGCGTATTCCAGAACAACACGCCACTCTGCGCAATCGGCGAAGAGTGCGGTACCAGCGCCACCTCCCCTAATCGCCGCGCCCCATCATCGGTGCCGATCAATCGGTTCAGCACGTCCTTGCCAGCTGTCGCCGTAGCCTCAACGATCTTCCCGCCTTCAAACCGCACTGCAATATTTTCAATCAGCGTCCCCTGGTGCGACAGAGGCTTCGACGCCCTCACCGTCCCATTCACGCGGTCCTTATGCGGCGTCGTAAAGCACTCCTCGGTTGGAATATTCGGCTGGCAATAAACCCCATTCCCCGCGGTCGTTCCGCCCCCGGCCCACAGATGGTCATCCGCCAAACCAACCTCTAGATCCGTGCCCGGACCTTTGAAGTGCAGCGCAGAAAATCGCTTCGCATTCAGCATCTCCATGCGCCTCTTCAATCGCGCTCCATGCTCCTTCCACTCCGCCACCGGATCATCCACCGCAATCCGCGAGGAGACGAAGATCGCCTCCCACAACTTCGCAACAGCAATATGCTCAAGCTCCCCCGGAAACACCAATTTCGCCCACTCCGGCGTCGCGCACGCGACGATCGTCCAGTTGATCTCATGCCGCGTAATCAACTCCATCGCTGGTTTACCCGCCTTCGACGCGGCAACGTTCGCCCGCGCCACCTTCGCAGGATCCTGCTTCGCCAGCAGCGCCGGATTCGCCCCCGCGATCGCCAGTCGAGCCGCTCCACTCCGGAAGCCCTCTGCAATCCCATCATGCAGCCACTTCGGCGCATAGTCGAAGCTCGCATCCGCACCATACTCATACCGCGCAAGCACACTAGGATCATCCGAATAGAACGTAGTCACCAGCAGTGCCCCAGTCTTGTACGCATGCTCCGTAATCCTGCGCACCAACGGAAGCGCCTCAATCGGAGCGGACATGATCAACTCCTGCCCGGCCCTCAGCCCCAGCCCAATCTTCACCGCGACCTCAGCCAGCCGGTCGAGCTTCTCTTCGAACGTCAGTTCCGCAAACTTCGTCTTCGCAACCGCTTCCATCACGCTCATAACATCTCCTCGCAACTACTAGACCTCGGTGTAAACATCCTGAAAGTCGAAGCACCCTGTTCGCGAAGCCAACCACTCCGCCGCCCTCACCGCACCCTCGGCAAACCCGCGCCGCGAAAACGCCTCATGCGTCAAGACCAACCGGTCCGCATCGCTCGTAGCAGTCAGCGTGTGCAACCCCATCACATCTCCCTCGCGCTGCGCCTCGACCGGAACCTCCGACACACCAGCCGCAGTCTTCACCACCTTCTCCAAGGTCATGGCCGTACCCGACGGAGAATCCAGTTTGCTCGCGTGATGCGTCTCTGAAATCGAAAACGCATATCCAGCTTTCTTAAGATCCTCTCCCATCGTCTTTGCGAGGCGAAACATCACCTGCACCCCAACCGAAAAGTTCGTCCCATACAACAGCCCAGCCTGCTTCCGCTCCGCCAGCCCGCGCATATCGTTCAGCTTGTCGTACCAACCCGTGGTCCCAATCACCATCTTCGCGCCGGTAGCGAGGCACGCCCGCATGTTCTGAATCGTCGCCTCGGGCGTGGTGAAATCAATCACAACATCAAACCCTGAAACAAACGGCGGCGTCAGCGCCGAGGCTCCCGCATTCTCC
Coding sequences within:
- a CDS encoding aminopeptidase encodes the protein MSVMEAVAKTKFAELTFEEKLDRLAEVAVKIGLGLRAGQELIMSAPIEALPLVRRITEHAYKTGALLVTTFYSDDPSVLARYEYGADASFDYAPKWLHDGIAEGFRSGAARLAIAGANPALLAKQDPAKVARANVAASKAGKPAMELITRHEINWTIVACATPEWAKLVFPGELEHIAVAKLWEAIFVSSRIAVDDPVAEWKEHGARLKRRMEMLNAKRFSALHFKGPGTDLEVGLADDHLWAGGGTTAGNGVYCQPNIPTEECFTTPHKDRVNGTVRASKPLSHQGTLIENIAVRFEGGKIVEATATAGKDVLNRLIGTDDGARRLGEVALVPHSSPIAQSGVLFWNTLFDENAASHIALGQAYSTCLIGGEKMDGEQLAALGANASLIHVDWMIGSGEMDVDGVAADGSAEPLMRGGEWV
- the dapB gene encoding 4-hydroxy-tetrahydrodipicolinate reductase, whose protein sequence is MRVLVLGMGKTGKLVATVAAEHGHSVHVLDAKENAGASALTPPFVSGFDVVIDFTTPEATIQNMRACLATGAKMVIGTTGWYDKLNDMRGLAERKQAGLLYGTNFSVGVQVMFRLAKTMGEDLKKAGYAFSISETHHASKLDSPSGTAMTLEKVVKTAAGVSEVPVEAQREGDVMGLHTLTATSDADRLVLTHEAFSRRGFAEGAVRAAEWLASRTGCFDFQDVYTEV